The sequence below is a genomic window from Fundidesulfovibrio magnetotacticus.
ATCGGAACACAGACATCGATTTTAGCAGGGAACAGGGTCCGGTATCCTGATGTCCTGACGCACCACTCCATCAAGAGCCTGCGCCCCTTCCCGCACCCAGGACAATCCACGCGCGAATGTCCTGACCGATGTCCTAGGTCCTGATCACAGGGGGTCACGATCCCTCCAGTCCGACTTCCCGAAGGTCTTCTCGGGGTAGGCGTCCAGGGCGTCGGGATTGATGCGCACGTCGTAATAGTAGGTCAGCCCCCCGACCTTCTCCTTGCGGAGCTTGCGCCCGAGGTGCTTGCCGAACGTGTGGATCCTCGGGACGTGCTTTCCCCGGTTCTTGAGGAACCAGCGGCTGTAGAGGTCGTAGATCTCGGTGGCGTTGGTGCGCCGCTCCACATCGGTCTTGCCCGTCCCGTCGAAGCTGATGAGGCATTCCTCAATGAAATCCTGAATCTGGTCCTCCTCCCGCTTGTATTCCTCGGTGGCGGCCAGGACGGATCGGGGAGGCGCGATGCCGTCGCGCTGGTAGAGCAGGCAGCCCTTGACCAGCCAGGCCAGGATGCCGGGCAGCTCCTTCTCCAGGCGGCCGGGCAGGGTCCGGTCGCGCTGGCGCTCGTTCTCGGCCCTGGGGTTGTCCACGTAGCGGAAGGGGAAGTTGACCAGACGCAGGCGGTCCCAGAAGGCGTACTCGTGGGCGGCCGCGTGGGGCTTGTGGTTGGTGAGCAGGAACAGGGTGTGCGTGGGGGGGAATGTGGTGGGGTTGCGGTCCCACATGTAGCGGCCCGTGAGGCGGTCCTCACCCGAGAGCCACTTGACGCGCGCCACCGAGAAGCGGCGGTTGTCGTCGGTCTCGGCGGCGTAGGCCACGCGCATGCCGTTGAGGCTCATGATGGTGGGCGTGGGCTTGTCCGCGTCGCGGGCCTGGCCCTGGTCCAGGAGCAGCTCGGCCGGGATGGGCGACATGTAGTCGCCGCAGACCTTGCCCAGGGTCTCCACCATCACCGTCTTGCCATTGCGCCCCTCGCCGGCCAGCACCACGAAAAGGGGTTCGCAGGACAGGCCGGTGATGGCGTAACCGAAGACGCGCTGGAGAAAGGCGGCCACCTCGTCGTCCTCCCCGACGATCTCCCGGACGAAGGCCTCCCAGGTGGGGCACGGGGAGTCGATTCCCTTTTCGGTGTCCCAGGCCACCTCGGTGGTGCGGCTGATCATGTCGCCAGGCCGGGCCTCGCGGAATTCCCCGGTGCGCAGGTCGAGCACCCCGTTGGCCACTCCCACGAGGTAGGGGTCCTGGTCGAACTCCTTCATGAGGACGATGAGCGGGTCATCGTTCGAGAGCGAGAAGCGCAGCGCCGCCGTCACACCCGCCCCGTCGCGCAGGGCGTCCACCTTTTTTCGGATCCGCTTGCAGTACTTCTCCAGGCGCTTCTGCTTGTCGTCGTCGTGGGCGGCCTTGGCCTCGGCGATCTCCTTCTC
It includes:
- a CDS encoding DNA primase family protein, with product MPERTKDTPTPEEIAQARAQVASRVKEESSPNLESPPIDHTFVKKCLFAGQKGDGLMFAAINRGKLLYAPAIKNWFEWTGSYWKQVFEYRAEAAVEAVVERYEATRLHWEKEIAEAKAAHDDDKQKRLEKYCKRIRKKVDALRDGAGVTAALRFSLSNDDPLIVLMKEFDQDPYLVGVANGVLDLRTGEFREARPGDMISRTTEVAWDTEKGIDSPCPTWEAFVREIVGEDDEVAAFLQRVFGYAITGLSCEPLFVVLAGEGRNGKTVMVETLGKVCGDYMSPIPAELLLDQGQARDADKPTPTIMSLNGMRVAYAAETDDNRRFSVARVKWLSGEDRLTGRYMWDRNPTTFPPTHTLFLLTNHKPHAAAHEYAFWDRLRLVNFPFRYVDNPRAENERQRDRTLPGRLEKELPGILAWLVKGCLLYQRDGIAPPRSVLAATEEYKREEDQIQDFIEECLISFDGTGKTDVERRTNATEIYDLYSRWFLKNRGKHVPRIHTFGKHLGRKLRKEKVGGLTYYYDVRINPDALDAYPEKTFGKSDWRDRDPL